CACCAGCGGCGGCGAGGCCAGGAAGTTGGCCTTCAGGTTCGGATGGATGCGCGCCTCGAAGTTGCGGTTGCCCGAGAGCACGGCCGCGCCGACCAGGTCGTTCTTGATGATGGCGTCGTTGATCTCGGGCGTCAGGTCGCCCGCATTGCCGATGCAGGTGGTGCAGCCGTAGCCGGCCAGGTAGAAGCCCAGCTTCTCGAGGTACGGAAGCAGCCCCGCCTTCTCGAGGTATTCGGTGACGATGCGCGAACCCGGCGCGAGCGAGGTCTTGACGTGCGGCTTGACCGTGAGGCCCGCCTCCACCGCCTTCTTGGCCAAGAGGCCGGCCGCGAGCATCACGCTCGGGTTGGAGGTGTTGGTGCACGACGTGATGGCCGCGATCAGCACGTCGCCGTTGCCGATGCTCACGCCGTCCTTGGGGGCCGGGGGCGCAGTCGCGCTCACATGGGCGGCCGCCTTGGTCGAACGGTTGGCCACCATCTCGACCACGTCGCGCGGCGCGCCGGGCGGCGGCGGCGTGGCTTCCTCGTCATCGCCCTGGCCGTTGGCGGCCAGCGGATAGCGCAGCTTCAGGCGCTCGGGCGGCTGGTTGAAGCCGTTGGCGTCGTTGGGCTTGCTGAAGAGTTCGGAGAACTTGGTCGACAGGTGGCCCAGGTCGATGCGGTCCTGCGGCCGCTTCGGGCCCGCAAGGCTCGGCGACACGGTGCCGAGGTCGAGCTTGACGATCTTGGTGTAGTCGATGTCGCCGGGCGCCGGCATGCCGAACAGGCCCTGCGCCTTGTAGTAGGCCTCGAAGCGCTCGACCTCTTCCGCGGTGCGGCCGGTGCCTTCGAAATAGGCCACGGTCATCTCGTCGACCGGGAAGAAGCCCATGGTGGCGCCGTACTCGGGCGCCATGTTGCCGATGGTGGCCCGGTCGGGCACCGTGATGGAGGCGGCGCCGGGGCCGAAGAATTCGACGAACTTGCCCACCACCTTCTCGGCCCGCAGGATGGCCGTGACGTACAGCACCAGGTCGGTGGCGGTGACGCCTTCGCGCAGCTTGCCGGTGAGCTCGAAGCCCACCACGTCGGGCGTCAGCATGTACACCGGCTGGCCCAGCATGGCGGCCTCGGCCTCGATGCCGCCCACGCCCCAGCCGACCACGCCCACGCCGTTGATCATGGTGGTGTGGCTGTCGGTGCCCACCAGCGAGTCGGGGTAGTACACCGGCACCTCGGCGTCGTCGCTCGCGCTCTTGTAGACGCCGCGCGCAAAGTATTCGAGGTTGACCTGGTGCACGATGCCGAAGCCCGGCGGCACCACGCGGAAAGTGTCGAAGGCCTGCATGCCCCACTTCATGAACTGGTAGCGCTCGTTGTTGCGCTGGAACTCGAGCTTCATGTTGAGGTCGAGCGCCTGGGGCGTGCCGTAGTAGTCGACCATCACCGAGTGGTCGACCACCAGGTCGACCGGCACCAGCGGCTCGATGGTCTTGGGCGACTTGCCGAGCTTGGCGGCCACGCTGCGCATGGCGGCCAGGTCGGCCAGGAGCGGCACGCCGGTGAAGTCCTGCAGCACCACGCGGGTGACGACGAACGGAATTTCGTCGGTGCGGTCCGCATTGGGCGCCCAGCGGGCCAGCTCTTCGACATGCTTGGCCGAGACCTTCTTGCCGTCGCAGTTGCGCAGCACCGATTCGAGCACGATGCGGATCGACACCGGCAGCCGGCCGACGGTGGGATATTGCCTGGCCAGTTCCTTCAGCGACCAGTACTTGCCGGACTTGCCCGATGCGGTCTTGAAGGTCTTGAGGGTGGACGCAAAGGCGTGCGCCGGTGCTTTGGCCATTGAGGAACTCCTGATTGTTCGTGGAAGCTCTTCAAGGATAGCGGGGAACAATGCCTGCTGCTGTAGTCTGTCTTCCAACTCATGCCTTCGAGGCGCGGCGTTCCTCATCGCGAAAAATGCCGGGTGGATGGGCGTTGCCGGCATCCCGCGCCTTCAAGCCAGGGCCATGTCCGCGCCGCCGCGGGTGCGGCGAATCTCCTTCGGGTGGTACGCCGCAAGCCAGTCCTGCCGCGTTGGAGCCGATGATTCCGCGCGGCCTGCATCGCGTCGATGACCTGGGAGGTCATGGCGCCGCATCGAGGCCGCGCCAGAATGCGGGCCATGAACACCACCCGTACCCACTCCACCCAGGCCGGCCAGCCCGGTGCGCGCGATCCGTTCGGTGCCCACCTGCGGCACTGGCGCACCCGCCGCCGGCTGAGCCAGCTCGATCTGGCCCAGGAAGCCGAGGTCTCGACCCGCCACCTGAGCTATGTGGAGACAGGCCGCGCCGCGCCCAGCCGCGAGATGGTGCTGCGCCTGGCCGAGCGGCTCGACGTTCCGCTGCGCGAGCGCAACGCGCTGCTGGTGGCCGCGGGCTTCGCGCCGATGTACAGGCAGCGCTCGCTCGACGATCCGGCCATGGCCTCGGCCCGGCGCGCGGTGGACCTGGTGCTCAAGGGCCATGAACCGTTTCCTGCACTGGCCGTCGATCGGCACTGGAACCTGGTGGCGCACAACGCGCTGGTGCCGATGCTGATGGCGGGCGCAGCGCCCGAACTGGTGAAGCCGCCCATCAACGTGCTTCGCCTGAGCCTGCATCCCGAGGGGCTGGCTCCGCGCATCGCCAATTTCGCGCAGTGGCGCACCCATCTGCTGGAACGGCTGCAGCAGCAGATTGCGGCCACCGGCGACACGGTGCTGCAGGCCCTGCACGACGAACTCGAAGCCTATCCCGCGCCCCAGGTGAGCCACGACACACCCGCCTCGGACATGGACCTCTCAGGCGTCGTGGTGCCCTTTCAACTGGCCACGCCGAACGGCGTGCTGAGCTTCATCAGCACCACCACCATCTTCGGCACGCCGGTGGATGTCACTTTGCAGGAACTGGCGGTGGAGTCGTTCTTTCCGGCCGATGCGCAGACGGCGGCGGCGCTGGCAGAGATGGCGAAGCAGGCGGCGGGTTGAGGGCTCGGAAGCGAACCCGTACGTAAAAAAGCCCCGCCGAAGCGGGGCTCTTGTTCAATGCGCGAAGCGCCTGAGGATCAGGCCGCGACTGCGGCGCCGGCCTCGGTCTTGTAGTCGTCGATCTTGTCGAAGTTCAGGTACTGGTAGATCTGCGCGCTCGATGCGTCGAGCACGCCCGTTGCGGCCATGTACTCCTCGCGCGTCGGGATGCGGCCCAGGCGCGAGCAGATGGCGGCCAGCTCGGCCGAGCCGAGGTAGACGTTGGTGTTCTTGCCCAGGCGATTCGGGAAGTTGCGGGTGCTGGTCGACATCACCGTGGCGCCTTCGCGCACCTGCGCCTGGTTGCCCATGCACAGCGAGCAGCCCGGCATTTCGGTGCGCGCACCGGCGTTGCCGAACACGCCGTAGTGGCCTTCCTCGGTGAGCTGCTGCGCGTCCATCTTGGTGGGCGGTGCGATCCACAGCTTGACGGGGATGTCGCGCTTGCCTTCGAGCAGCTTCGACGCGGCGCGGAAGTGGCCGATGTTGGTCATGCACGAGCCGATGAACACTTCGTCGATGACCGCGCCGGCCACGTCGCTGAGCGTCTTCACGTCGTCAGGGTCGTTCGGGCAGGCCACGATGGGTTCGTGGATCTCGGCCAGGTCGATCTCGATCACGGCGGCGTAGTCGGCGTCGGCATCGCCCTTGAGCAGCTGCGGGTCCGCGAGCCAGGCTTCCTGCGCGGCGATGCGGCGTGCCAGCGTGCGGGCGTCGGCATAGCCTTCGGCAATCATCCACTTCATCAGCGTGATGTTGCTGTTGATGTACTCGATGATCGGTTCCTTGTTCAGGTGCACCGTGCAGCCGGCGGCCGAGCGCTCTGCGGACGCATCGCTCAGTTCGAAAGCCTGCTCCACCTTCAGGTCCGGCAGGCCTTCGATCTCGAGGATGCGGCCCGAGAAGATGTTCTTCTTGCCTTGCTTGGCCACCGTCAGCAGACCCGACTTGATGGCGTACAGCGGAATGGCGTTGACCAGGTCGCGCAGCGTGACGCCGGGCTGCATCTTGCCCTTGAAGCGCACGAGCACCGATTCGGGCATGTCCAGCGGCATCACGCCGGTGGCTGCGGCAAAGGCCACGAGCCCCGAGCCGGCCGGGAAGCTGATGCCGATGGGAAAGCGGGTGTGGCTGTCGCCGCCGGTGCCCACGGTGTCGGGCGTCAGCAGGCGGTTGAGCCAGGAATGGATCACGCCGTCGCCCGGGCGCAGCGAAACGCCGCCGCGGTTGGCCATGAACTCGGGCAGTTCGTGGTGCATCTTGACGTCGACCTTCTTCGGGTACGCCGCCGTGTGGCAGAACGACTGCATCACGAGGTCGGCCGAGAAGCCCAGGCAGGCCAGGTCCTTGAGCTCGTCGCGCGTCATCGGGCCGGTGGTGTCCTGCGAGCCGACCGAGGTCATCTTGGGTTCGCAATACGTGCCCGGGC
This genomic window from Variovorax paradoxus contains:
- a CDS encoding helix-turn-helix domain-containing protein, which encodes MNTTRTHSTQAGQPGARDPFGAHLRHWRTRRRLSQLDLAQEAEVSTRHLSYVETGRAAPSREMVLRLAERLDVPLRERNALLVAAGFAPMYRQRSLDDPAMASARRAVDLVLKGHEPFPALAVDRHWNLVAHNALVPMLMAGAAPELVKPPINVLRLSLHPEGLAPRIANFAQWRTHLLERLQQQIAATGDTVLQALHDELEAYPAPQVSHDTPASDMDLSGVVVPFQLATPNGVLSFISTTTIFGTPVDVTLQELAVESFFPADAQTAAALAEMAKQAAG
- a CDS encoding bifunctional aconitate hydratase 2/2-methylisocitrate dehydratase, yielding MLQAYVDHVAERAALGIPPLPLSAKQTAEAIELLKSANAKDGAFLLDLLTHRVPAGVDDAAKVKASYLAAVAHGTEKNAFISRARATELLGTMLGGYNISPMIDLLDDAEVGSTAAEGLKKTLLMFDQFHDVKEKADKGNVHAKGVLQSWADAEWFTSRPEVPQSITVSIFKVAGEINTDDLSPAPDATTRPDIPMHALAMHKNARPGIVPEEDGKRGPVKFIEDLRARGHLVAYAGDVVGTGSSRKSATNSVLWFTGEDIPFVPNKRFGGVCLGGKIAPIFYNTMEDSGALPIELDVSQMNMGDVVELRPYEGKALKEGKVIAEFAVKSDVLFDEVRAGGRIPLIIGRGLTTKAREALGLPVSTLFRLPTSPVDTKKGFSLAQKMVGRACGLPEGTGVRPGTYCEPKMTSVGSQDTTGPMTRDELKDLACLGFSADLVMQSFCHTAAYPKKVDVKMHHELPEFMANRGGVSLRPGDGVIHSWLNRLLTPDTVGTGGDSHTRFPIGISFPAGSGLVAFAAATGVMPLDMPESVLVRFKGKMQPGVTLRDLVNAIPLYAIKSGLLTVAKQGKKNIFSGRILEIEGLPDLKVEQAFELSDASAERSAAGCTVHLNKEPIIEYINSNITLMKWMIAEGYADARTLARRIAAQEAWLADPQLLKGDADADYAAVIEIDLAEIHEPIVACPNDPDDVKTLSDVAGAVIDEVFIGSCMTNIGHFRAASKLLEGKRDIPVKLWIAPPTKMDAQQLTEEGHYGVFGNAGARTEMPGCSLCMGNQAQVREGATVMSTSTRNFPNRLGKNTNVYLGSAELAAICSRLGRIPTREEYMAATGVLDASSAQIYQYLNFDKIDDYKTEAGAAVAA
- a CDS encoding aconitate hydratase → MAKAPAHAFASTLKTFKTASGKSGKYWSLKELARQYPTVGRLPVSIRIVLESVLRNCDGKKVSAKHVEELARWAPNADRTDEIPFVVTRVVLQDFTGVPLLADLAAMRSVAAKLGKSPKTIEPLVPVDLVVDHSVMVDYYGTPQALDLNMKLEFQRNNERYQFMKWGMQAFDTFRVVPPGFGIVHQVNLEYFARGVYKSASDDAEVPVYYPDSLVGTDSHTTMINGVGVVGWGVGGIEAEAAMLGQPVYMLTPDVVGFELTGKLREGVTATDLVLYVTAILRAEKVVGKFVEFFGPGAASITVPDRATIGNMAPEYGATMGFFPVDEMTVAYFEGTGRTAEEVERFEAYYKAQGLFGMPAPGDIDYTKIVKLDLGTVSPSLAGPKRPQDRIDLGHLSTKFSELFSKPNDANGFNQPPERLKLRYPLAANGQGDDEEATPPPPGAPRDVVEMVANRSTKAAAHVSATAPPAPKDGVSIGNGDVLIAAITSCTNTSNPSVMLAAGLLAKKAVEAGLTVKPHVKTSLAPGSRIVTEYLEKAGLLPYLEKLGFYLAGYGCTTCIGNAGDLTPEINDAIIKNDLVGAAVLSGNRNFEARIHPNLKANFLASPPLVVAFAIAGNVMVDLMTEPVGKGKNGRDVYLGDIWPSPKEIDQNLRHAMNAKSFRANYDKVKTDPGKFWSSIEGTNGQVYDWPKSTYIAEPPFFEGFKMEPHASDAGFRGARVMALFGDSITTDHISPAGSIKESSPAGIWLKAHGVSKADFNSYGSRRGNHDVMMRGTFANVRIKNLMIPPDINGTQEEGGVTLFQPGNQKMFIYDAAMKYMEQGVPTVVFGGEEYGTGSSRDWAAKGTQLLGIKAVVARSFERIHRANLVGMGVLPLQFRGADSWQALGLTGDEKIDVVIGGQLKPQMDVKLVVHRADGSHQEVTVRLRIDTPIEVDYYKHGGILPFVLRQLLAA